In Oryza sativa Japonica Group chromosome 1, ASM3414082v1, the genomic stretch ACTCCCTACCACACATGATCTTCAGAGCTAGTGAGAAATCATTCTTGAACTGAAAGTTCAGTTTCCCATTATGGGAGCTCACCAGCTGCTTATCCACAGTGTATAGCTCTTTAGCTTCAGCTCTTGCTGAAAGCGACCTTGGGTAGAAGATTTGGACACAGTCACCATCAAAATCTGCTCCAAGTGGGTCACAAATGAGTGGGTTGATCTTTATGGTGTGATCATTGTGGACTTGGACATAGAAGGCCTCAACTGAGTGCTTATCAGTGCTTGGTGGCCTGTTGAGGAAGACAATATCCCCGTCGAAAACCCTTCTGTTGACAATTTCGCCGACCTTCAGTATGGTGTGTTTCTTGTTCGGATTGTCCTTCCCTGCATCCAATGAGTACGTGATGGAATTGGCATCTGTATATGTCAAACATAGTCCTTTATTCATCATGTCTTGCAATTGAGCAATGTTGTGGTCTGTGACTTTTTCTTCTACTGACATTCTCTTTGCTACTTCCTCAGGCACCCCAACAACATTGAGACCAATGTATGGATCACCAGTAATCACACCACGGGACGAGAAGCTTGAGCTCTTACTGATGAACAATGTCTTCATTTTTTGCTTCCATTGCATTGCTGTTGGTTGACTTGTGAACGTGTCATCTCCGTGACCCTTCAAGAGACATACGATGATGATAAATTTATGAAGATGCAATTATGATGAAGAAGGTAACCTACACTTTATTTACTAATGAATCATGTACCTTTGTTGTTCCTCCGAGGTTGATGTAGTTGGCAACATCGACCTGAAGATCATCTGCAACTTGATCCACTTGGATGTTTGAGGAACCAATCCTTGAACCACGAATCTGCTGTATCTTACGTAGTGCTTTCCTTAATAAGTTTGTCGATGTGCCCTGATTAAAGAAGGGACATAAATCACTAGGTCAGTGGTAATGACATCTAGAAGGGAAAAAGGCAAAAAGAACTTCTAAACTTCAATCAAATAGTGTTTGATTAGGATGAACTTACTGAACAGCTGAATGTATTTCCATCCAAAACATTGGAAACCCTCAGGCAGTTTGGTGGGACGCAGAGATAGCTCAGTATAAAACCATCCTGAGGAATATATCCCCTAACAGAAAGCCACCTTCTTGTTTCTTCAGGGATCTTCTTTATGATGTTTTGGACCTGACAAACAGAAGAATAAAATGCGAAGGGGGACAGATAGTAAGATAAATGTGTGCAACAATTTCTATATGCAAAGCTACTCTATGTAAGTTCTGAAACTTATGCATTTATCTTTGCTTTGTTCCAATAGGGGTGGCTTTCGCAACATGAGCAAGAGTACCTCTTCTGGGAGCAAAGGACGACAATGAGAGGTACCCCTCGTGCAACTGCCAAACTGATCAAGGAAGCTCCAGAATCCCTCTTCCAGTTCTTTCTTGATAGGTGCTCTCAACTCCAAGCCACGGGCACCATTGGACTTCTTGACTTCTGCAACGCACAGCGGTGGGAGCTCCTGGAATAAGATGGATTCAAGAACTAATGATGCCTGTTTGCATTACTTGGCTTTTCACAGTTGAGGGAAAAGCAACATTGACCCCTAAGAAACATAAATGGATGATCAGCTGCAAATTACCTGACAGTGTGAACATGAAGTGAATTTGCTTCCCTTAAGAGTGCTCTTCTGTTTGAGTTGTTAAGTGCAGAAACATGTGTTAGCGATGACAATATAGTATGGCTTATCGCATATGCTGATGATATGCCTGAGCATGGTTTTTGCAGTTGTACCTTTCTGTTCTTGATCTTGAGGCATCTCAGGCATATTAAGTTGAGTATCTGGCTCAGCTCGGTGACATGGCTCGGGTGGAAGATGGGCATGGGCAGCTCAATGAATCTGAAGTGACCTTGGAATCAATCATcaaaaaatgaattttatttccATCAAAGGTACACAACAGAGTGAAGAGTGAGCACTGTCTCTGAAACTGTTCTTTgcaatatcttttcttttttttttccagaaacaGATTTTCAGACATCATGCCATGCAAAATAAACAGTGAATAACTTCACAAAACTTGCTTTCATTTGCACCCGTTTGGAAATCTGAAAGTTATTGTCCAATGCAGGATCGCACAAAAGAGATTGCGACTGACTAGCATACCCTCGCATTCTTCGATGGCGTTGCTGCCACACGACTGACAGCTGCCGACTTGCAGAGGCAGGCCCAAGTATGGATTGTTCAGCAGCTGGCTTTGATGCGTGATGGGGATCGGCTTCTCGAGCTCGTTCACCGGCTGCGCCTTCAGCTGCCGAATACACAGGAGTCACAGCAATGGGTAAAAGAATATGATACCAAATACCATTGGCAGGTGAAGGTGATGATGGTTTGACAGCTTACAATTTCCTCGTTGCTGGTGATACTCAGGTTGATGCGTCTGATCGAGGCCTCGGGGATCATGGCAGTAGCAGCAGATGTTGGATCAGGATGACCTTCCATTTCTGTACGACTGTACCTGTGGAGGCAGAGGTTAGTATGCAATCACTGAAACCAAATGGTTCGTATGATCAGTGTCATGTCCAACCAAAAGGAGAATCAAACAACTAGATATCAACCGAAGAACCCTAGAACATacctttgtttctttttttttaatatggttATGGATGGACAAGATCAAGAGCTTGCTAGTCGATCAATGGCGACCTCAGATGCCAAACAAACACAGGAATGAAGTTTTTTGGGAACTGTATTATCTACTGGTTTTTACTGTGTTATACAAACCTCTTCTGTAACTGTAACCAACCGGTAGCCACCCAAAGTGTAAGTGTCAAGTATTGAGAAAGCTCAGAACTCAGAAGGCAGGAGGCCTCTCTTTTACTCACTCAATACTCAACAGTCAACACGCATcttttactctctctctctctccatccaacTTTGGTATCTTGCCTACTCCATATGTTCTATCTACTTTGTGAATAAGGGTGAGGCCTACATCACTGTGTATTTTAGTTGTTGTTGTAATTACAATGGTGAAAGAAGAAAACAGTAAAAAAATGTAAATACTCCATGTGGGGCTTCTTTTTTTTACCGACGTTTAATTTCCATCCTTTCAATTCTGAAAGTTTTACCTACCAAAGCAGTATAAAAATCTGTAAATACTCCACGTGGGaccaatattatattttaaataatctaaatatttaacatcaAAGTTGTATAATTGTATTTGTTATCAAGAGCACTTTACTAATATTTCATttcctctatcctaaaatataaccatctggcattttaattttattttagaatataTCAATTAATCATCTCTTATTTCATTCCACCTCTCTTTAAATTCTGCGAAAATCAGTACTCATTTAATTTCACCATTCCTTAATCCCCATGAAAACCATCACTTATTTAATATCACTTCTCTCCTTAATCCCAGTAAAAATCAtgtcttatttaatttcacCTCCATCcccgtaaaaaaaaaggaagtacagaaatgctcatatttttttaaccTAGCGAGTACATTTAAATAAGAAATAGATCAATACCCCGCTgcgttgctgcgggaaattaagttatataatatatacaaatatgatgcaatatgattattaaaactaaaacaaattgatacttatgaattttgagTCTATAAATTATTGAGATTGTATGGtgttatgagagaagaaaaaaaagacaatttgAACCATAAATCCATCATCCAATGGCTAAAAATAATTCGGATGATGTGGCTTaataagagaaaagagaaatagCAATAACTATATTTAGTGGGGATAAACTTACAAGTATACAGAGGATTACTTTCTTTCCGTGCTAGTTCGATCACCCCTTAAGCAAAGGCCGTACCAAAACCTCCATCATTCTAAATTAATCATTACTATCGATTAATATGCTTCGTCGCTTCTTATCTAATAAAAATCACTTCGCATTGGGTTGAATCAAtagaaattaattttaaatGTTGTATGGGTTGAATCAATAGAAATTAATCTTTGGTTGGTTGCATGTATAAAGTTACATATATGCAGTACATATTTACTCTTGTATAAATAAACAAAGAACCATTGTGTCATatgatgattatttttttaaaaaaacacaaataatAGGTGATGATCAAACTGATGGGGGGAGTAACTGTCAAAGCTCATCAATGtccctcgcaaaaaaaaaaaaaaaaaaaaaaagctcatcGATGTCACCATTTAGGGAGAAGTatacccaaggtccctcaacttgtcataaAAAACATCCTCAGACCGCAAAATCATATATGCGAGGTatcttaactatacaaaaccggtcacctgagattctttggtggttttgaccccggttttgatacgtggcagctgagtcagcatgagacccacgtgtcagcgtgccacgtcaactttcccctttcttttttctcttctttttttttttttacttctcttTGCCGTGGGGGAGTAGcaacgcgcggcggcgagcggggctgagcggcggccggcggaggcggggtgcgagcgtgcggcggccggcgaagcggaggcgtgaagcggcggtggcggcaggcggccgcgcacgcggcggccggcggatggGGAGCGACGGCCAgtaggcggaggcggtggaggtggcggcccTCCTAGCGGCGGGCATggtggtcgtcggcgtcggcgtgccCCGCGCCCGCTCCTCCCAATgggatcctctcctcctcgtcggcgtcgtcatCCCCCTCGTCCCCGCCGGATCCCgccgcggcgcggtggccggcgtcctccttctcctccgccgccgcatcgagGGCGTgcccctcttctccctcccagCCACCTCTGCCCGGGTCGGCACGCACGCCTCCAGCACTTTCAACTCCTTCTGGCCATCGTCGTCGGTGCGTGAAATTTCGACAATTTGTacctgtttttctttcttttgttcaGTTTCTTGTTTCGAGATGATGAACTGGTTTCACTGAGATGATGCTTGGTTTGATCTCTGGTGATGCAGTGCTTTCGGTGTTGAGCATTGCTGGATCAGTCGCCATTGTTTACCTCATGTACAGATGTGTCAAGAAGAATGGCCTCCCGGCCGTCAATATCAACACCAACACGAGCTTCGCGCCGGGGACGGCCCGGCGGCGATGTACACGGTGGTGCCGGACTCCCAGATACGCAACGCCACCATCGAGAGGTTTCTTAAAGAGATCGCCGGCGAGAAGCCCATCCGGTTCACGGCGCAGCAGTTGGCCGGATTCACGAACAACtacttggctcggctcggcgccgGCGGTTTCGGCACCGTGTACAAGGGCATGCTCCCGAACGGTCACATGGTCGGCCGCTGCGCGCTCGgccgcctgccgccaccgccgctccgcgcCTCCGCTCCATTCCGCttcaccggccgccgcgcgctcgcacgccgcctccgccggccgccgctcagcCCCGCTCGTCGCCCGGCCGTCTGCTCCCTACCTGTCGGTTGGCCTGCGATAGAAGAgtggcagagagagagagaggggaggaagggaaagaagagaggaaagggaagttgatgtggcatgctgacatgtggggcccacgtgggtcccacgcccACGTAGGCTAAAACCGGGTTAAAATCACCGAAGGACCTGATATggccggttttgtatagttaagggacgccgaatatctggttttatggttcgAGGATGTTTCtgtatcccgatgacaagttgagggaccttcggtgtactttttcccaccATTTACTGCCAAGGCTGGGTGCGGAATAAGTACatatgaggtcccttaactttgtcaatgaatccgattttcgtccttcaaccagaaaaccagatacaacgggtttctcaactatcaaaaccagtgcagatgaggcccctcggcggttttgagggtggttttggctgacgtggcgcctacgtggcaaatTTGACTTAGTCTTCTTTtgatgtggcattgacgtggcgccatacgtggcaatttgatccggaaaaataataaacttcatgggacccacatgtcagtctcacacataaatcaataaaagaatggtggggcccacgtgggccccacatgtcctTCTCGGCTCTCGtttctcttcctcttcgctcTTCCTCGTCCTCGCAGGAGCGGCGGCAGGAGCATGCcggcggacggagcggcggtggggcggaggggcgggcggagcggcgataGGCCGCGGGCAGCGGAGgttgccggaggaggaggaggtcaccGGCGAGCGCGACAGCTACACTCCgtcggccgctccgcccgcgatGCCCAGCCGGACGGCACCGCCCCTCCTCGCTCGGTAGCCGTACgcgtcgcctccctcctcgcccggccACCTCTGCCGATGTCCTCGATGGTCATATCCGGGTCGGAGCTCCTCTTCGTCGCCCGGCCGTCGAGcgacgcctccctcctcgcccgaccGCCGTGCGTCGCCTCTCCTAGCCGGgccaccgagcgccgcctccctcctcgcctggccgcctcgcgccgcctctcctagccaggccgccgagcgccgcctctCCTTGTCAAGCCGCCGCGcgctgcctccctcctccctgggCCGCCAAgcgtcgcctccctcctcgccgggccaccgcgcgccgcctccctcctcgcccggctGCCGCGAGCTGCCATCCCTCACCAGGACACCGCTCGCCACCTCGAGGAtgggagaagggagagagaggaagaagaagaggggctCTAGTTGAAGAGAGGGAGAtgctgagaatgacatgtggggcccacgtgggccccaccatttttttattaatttatgtgtgagactgacatgtgggtcccacgaagtttattattttttcggatcaaattgccacatATGCGCCACGTTAatgccacatcagatgaagaccaagtcaaatttgccacgtaggcgccatgtcagccaaaaccactctcaaaaccgtcgagggacctcatatgcactggttttgatagttgagggacccgtttatctggttttttggttgaaggacgaaaatcgtactcgttgacaagttaagggacctcagatgaacttattccctgGTGTGCCGATGGCCTGTTGCTCTGCTTGGCCCACTAATGAACTTGTATGGGCCCAATTATAGTGGCAGTAATAGTTGGGCCTAATTGTAGTGACAGTAATAACTGGGCCAAATTTTAGTGGCAGTAATATTTTGGGCCCAATTATAGtggcagtaaaaaaaaaatgggagaattgcatatttgccactACTTTCACCCCCTAACTCAAAATAGCCATTATAAAATCAtgaattgcaaatttaccactgaAAACAGCATGAGCAGATTCCGTATGCCATTGCCGTTCCAATTTGTACGAGTAAGAGGACAAAAATAATTcatgaaattaaattaaaaaacaagGCAACGTGATAAGACCATGTTGCCCTTGCCAGATTCGACCTTATCCGCTTTCTTCCCCAACTCTACCGCATCAGAAACATCTGCTCgaacttctctcctctcccacgaTGAACCCTACAAGCCCAATCCTCTCATCCCTTCATTCAAATCAGGAGCAAATCGATCAAAAATCGGTCACTTGGGAGTAGTAGATGCCAATGAAAGAGGTGCAGATTTCAACGAGTAGTGCAGTAAGGCAAGCAGCGGCTTGCGGCGCGCGGCTCCGGCAGGTGTCGGCGTCGACTGCCGCGCTTGCGGCTGCTTGGCGACGGCTACAGCAGGCTGCATCAGGCTGCGGAGGGTGTCGGCGTTGAGTGCGgtgggctgcggcgtcggctgCTTCAGGCGGTGTGGTGGCTACGATGGGCAGTAGCAGAAAGAAACGTATATACTCTATACTGAAATGGTTGTGACCTGCTATCTCTGTCTATCGTGTAGGCATTTAGATGTAGATTTTCATCTGTTCCTTGTTGATCTACTAGaatatttctccttttttttttgcttatccTGTAGGAATGGCCGAGGTTCTTGACAGCCATTGTTAGGGTTAAGTCTTATTTCACCAcatcgtttttttctttttgtcaaagGGCATATGTTAAAGGAAACAATGTCAAAATTTCTATCGAAATGATGCTAGTTGACTATGTTCTTGCTTGCTGCCTCAAATATTGTTTTATTGATGCCAAAATGTTGTCAATTTCACAATTTCATGGGCAAGGGCATCCTTGTCCTAATTTTCATGAAAACCAGCCATCTAACGGTGTTAGTCTAAGCTGTTAGTCCAGTGGCAGTTATGTTAGTTTCATACTGTTTTTGATGGCAAATTTAcaattatagtttttttagtGGCAGATCCACAATACCTGATCAATCCagtggcaaatatgcaattggccCAAAAAAAATCTCTGTGCGTGTGACTATAATTACGTGGCTTTCCTTCCTGAAGCCGTCCTCATCGTCATCATCTCGTCCCCCCTCTTCCCGGCGCGGCGGTTGCTCtccagccatggccgccgccgccgccgccgccgtcgcctgcggCATGTCTACGTCCTTCCTCATCCGcctctcgccttcgccgccggcgtcttCCCACGTGCCTCTCCCTCGGTCTCCGGCTTCGTCGGCGCGCCCGCGGCGAGCGTCTTCCGTCTCCCTCTCCACCGCGCCTAGGCCGAGGGCACGCGCCGCCGGCTCCGACTCTCCCTCCAACTTTGGGTACGTGATTCTGCACTCGGTTGGCTCCACGGGGTGTTGTTCTTCGTGGCTGCGGTTGACGTGATGTTTTGTGGTCTCCCCCATTGTGTTTGTGCCAATGCGTGGTAACAATGGCGGAGAACTCGTATGTCTGCGAGTAGCCCCCAGCTTTTGGCCGGCCGCCATCGCCCTGAGACATGGTCAGCGCGTGCGAGATGCGAGATATGAGAAGGAGCAGTGTCGACCACCCGAGTCTTAGCCGAGCGGAGGCCGGAGGCCTGAAGCTTTGGGCGGCGAGTTGGCCACCGAGGTTCGTGGCGGTGTGTGCGGCGGCCGTACGGGGTGGCACACCGGCGTGTGGAGGGGAGCGAAATACTGTAAGAAATAGAGGACGAGGCATTTCCCCAAATATTGCGGTATTTGCTAGATTAGTGTCTTGGAGTTGGATGCTAAATTTTGGGTAGGATATGTTCAGATATGTCAGAGAAATTACAATAGCGCTCTAGCAGAATCTGTAGACTAGTAGCATGATTCCCCTTTTACAGTATCACTATGGAATGGAAGAATTTTCTGTTAAAATTTTACTTCTAAAATCTCAATCCAAGAAATTTACATAGGAATTAGTCTTCAGTCTTTTCTTAGTGTAGTTCCTATTGATGTCCTATtactttgtgattttttttcctgcgCTGCGCGTTTAATGTTCAATAAAATGAATTTTAATCTATTGCCGATGCAATCTTGAATGGCGTTGGCACTCACCGCGCCTCATTTTCCATACATCCTCTGCCAGCGACGACGCCGTGCCACACATCACAAGGATTAGAGATTGTAATAGATAGTAAGGGTGTCACTACTGAGTTAACAAGGATGAACTAGTGGCTATTTAGCTGTTAAGTGGCCCAACTAAGACAAAGACACTATCATCTCTGAAAAAAGCGGTGTATTATATATGAGCACCTTTAAATACTATTGTGATGTCTTCAAGTCAAACTTAAATTATTTGTGTGTGCAATACATCTGCATGGTTCATGTTCACAAATACTAAACTATGACTGTGACTTTTCCTTATATTCTGTTGGAATTGGCAGCTTGCCATCAAAATCTGAGGTCAATTCTGTAACAATGTATGTTCTTTCAAATTCTGTAGTAGTTTCTTTCTGATGTTGAATACAGTCTAATTATGGAGTGAGTTATTCCTGATAACGCATCTCCTTTTATTTGACAGAGGTCAAACATCACTGATGCCACCATTCAGCCTTATGCTTGATGAAGGCTCTAGATCTAAAAAGCCATATAGATGGCAAAGGGTGTTGCTTAAAGTAAGTGGGGAGGCTCTTGCTGGAGATCACACAGAAAATATTGATCCAAAGGTGAGGTTGCTTTTAGTGGAGCATTATCAAATTTAAAATACTGAATATTTGATGGAACAGGTCATGTAAGTGTGTAATGTTGTTGCAGATCACGATGGCAATTGCAAGAGAGGTTGCTTCTGTCACCAGACTAGGTGTAGAGGTGTGCCAGTGCCTTTCATTCTTTTATTGCTTATTTACCCGATTAACTGTTTGAAGATTGAAATTAAATCAAGTGAAACATAATTAGGCATGTACATAGTAGACATTTAAAGTTCAACAACTAAACCGCCCTGTGTTCCAACGAAGTGGTATTATGCTATGTGTATGTTCCTCTTGTCTTCTCTATTGTAGAAACATATGCTGTACATTAAAGATCGGGAACCCTTGCAGGTTGCTATTGTTGTTGGTGGCGGCAATATCTTCCGCGGGGCCTCTTGGGCTGGATGTAGTGGACTCGACCGCTCATCAGCAGATTACATTGGGTATGATGTTCAGTTTTCTAATGTCTTTCATAATTGAACCATCGTAACATCCTGTGGTTGGCAATCGAGAATGCATTAAATGAAGTGGAAGCGCCATGAGGGTTAACCTAATAATGACACAAGAACACCCAACTCGGCATGCCTTAGTAGTTGCATGCAACCATGCAAATATGCTAATTTATGTAATCCatgctaacttttttttttggctatttaAACATCTATAATACCACGCCTGATTGTGCCTATCGGCCCATCACGTAGAACACATCTAAATTTCATAGAACAAAATTCCATAACAAATTTCCAAGCAGAATAGTGTACTGAGTGTAAACTTATAGTTCGATTTTACAAACCATACAATCAATAAGTATATACTGTTCTCTGTAAGTGCAAACTTACATGTAAGTATTTAACATATGGTCTATATCCTTTGCCCATAAcgtttttaaaaatgttttttaggttttgttttaaaaaaaagaagacatcaTTCCTGTTATAAGTGATTTCATAATTTCTCAGCATAAAATAGTTCACCACTTTATCTTACTCTTTTCCTAATTCAGCATGTTGGCTACTGTGATGAATGCCATATTTCTTCAAGCAACAATGGAGAGCATTGGAATACCAACCCGTGTCCAAACTGCATTTCGTATGTCAGAAGTTGCAGAACCATACATACGCCGAAGAGCTGTCAGGCATTTAGAGAAAGGAAGAGTTGTTATATTTGCTGCTGGTACAGGGAACCCATTCTTTACAACTGATACAGCTGCTGCTCTTCGTTGTGCAGAAAGTGAGTTTATCCTCCGTTTCTCACTAATGAACTGGTGTAATTGTAATCATAAAATCTCAACAAAAGTAGTATTGGAGATACGTGAatacttttatattttaaagccaAGTGCTTATAAGCTGCAATTTCATGTCgtatatttaacaatatatAGTACTGCAAAACATTCAAGGTACTTTTGCGAGTTTGTCATTTATGTTAGTCATCATGCCCCTGTCAGTTGCTGGTAATAGAACTAGAGTTCTACCCACAATAGCTCGTAATGTTAGTAGCCTCACCTCTGAGTTTATCCCATGAATTCATGAAGACCCTTGTGCGCCCTAAATGGTTAAGCTAGACAGTTAGGCTAGACAAGGATCGATCATTTATTTTCAACCTTGCTTCCCAGAAACTAGAGACATGATGCAGAGATTGTTATACATGCCatgttagggtgtgtttaacTATTCTATTTCACAAGAAATCATTAGTCACAGTTTCCATTATGCATGTAGAATCATTTTATCATGAATTGAGTTTGAACTTGTCTTTCTATAATGATTTCTCAAATAAACATCATTGTCTCATTTTGTTTATTCCATCTTACAATggctttttttctttcattttgcaGTCAATGCAGAGGTAGTACTTAAGGCAACAAATGTTGACGGTGTGTACGACGCAGACCCCAAGCGTAACCCAAATGCCCGCCTTCTTGAGGCTGTGAGCTACCATGAGGTGCAAACAAGAGACCTCTCAGTAATGGACATGACTGCCATTACGCTATGCCAAGAAAACAACATTCCTGGTAAGGAGAGAGCTGTCAGTTTCTGAGACTTGATACAGTGTTTGATTTGCATTCTTTTTAATTTGGCCTGTAATCTTGCAGTTGTCGTGTTTAATTTGCAAAAACCTGGAAATATTGCGAAAGCTATTGTTGGTGAGAAGGTTGGCACGTTTATAGGCTGCACAAAAGATCAGGACCAGATTGTGGGGAATGCACTGGATCAAGAAAGAAGATTGGTGAACGAGTTATGATTTCACTGGAGCTCTCTGTCGCTAGCTGTGTAGCTGCATTGCCTATTGCTTGGTAACATGTGGATCTCTAGAGTTTTTAGGCTAGAATAGCTTATCCAAATCCTGGTTCCTTGTACAACCTttgagcaaaaataaaaaaaccaatggTAACAGAGATTTTCCAGCTGATATAGCTGCTATGTTGTCATACTATGTACAATGGAATCTAGAGCAATCTGATAAATCACATTTATATCTTAAAATCATTGCATGTGGCATGTATGATGTCTTCACCTAAAAACAGTTTCTTCCTTACATTCATGTGCAgctgaagaaaaaagttagaaaagcgaCTACGGAGAAAGCGAGGGATCTAATGAAAAGTTCAAAACCGTAGTGGACAAATCTGGAAGATGGTAAAAACTGCCTCTAAGCACAATAGGAAATCAATTAATGAAATTAATATAAGGACTTGATCATTTTGTTGTCCAAATCAAccataccaaattttgatactccctctggttctatattaattgacgttttgaacaAGGTTGagattaaacttttataactttgaccatcaataactttaaaaatatttagtttaaagaaactagaaaaacatatatagatttgtctttcaaaacactgtaataaaagtaaacatgcatttatttattgtatatattataatagaaaaataaggttaaaggtatatcttgtagagcgtgtcattgtccaaagcgtcaattaaaatgaaactggAGGTAgtacataataataaaaaagataGTGTTGTCTTTGTTTGGTTTAATATCTTTACCAAATTTTCCGTTTAGAAATACCAAAATTTGTTAAGGTACTAACAGTACAAatgtgtttagtttgttacctcGATAATACCAAGATTTAACAAAGTTGAAAGCGGTCATAAACTGAACAGTACCTAAAATGAGGGGGGAAATagggaaagaaaaagaggaTCAGACAAGGAAGAAAGAATGGAAGGGTGGTGAGAAAATCCCAATTAGCAACGGTCACCTGATCACCTCGGGAGGCTATTACACTAACCATTAACCAACCTCGCGTCATCTCTCCCATCTCCCATATTCCCATCCAAGagtagaggagagaagagaagacgcAGCTCACGCGCGAGGCGAGTGAGCCCACCaccgcccccctcctcctcgccaccgccacgtCATCTCcccaccctcctcctcttcctccctccgccgccatgggccgccgcgcgctgccgccgtcgtcgtcgtcgtcgtcgtcgtcgtcgacgacgaccaccTCGCCGGAGCTGCGGCGGAAGcgcacggccgcgccgcccccgccgccgtcgccgcggaggTACCGCTCGATCTCCGACGTCATGCGCCGCTCGCTGCCCGTCGACGCGGCGCCCCCCGTGGCGCGCGCCTACGAGAGCACGCGGTGCGACGTGTGCGGGTCCGGGGAGCGGGACGAGGAGCTGCTGCTGTGCGACGGCTGCGAC encodes the following:
- the LOC4324465 gene encoding uridylate kinase PUMPKIN, chloroplastic, with amino-acid sequence MAAAAAAAVACGMSTSFLIRLSPSPPASSHVPLPRSPASSARPRRASSVSLSTAPRPRARAAGSDSPSNFGGQTSLMPPFSLMLDEGSRSKKPYRWQRVLLKVSGEALAGDHTENIDPKITMAIAREVASVTRLGVEVAIVVGGGNIFRGASWAGCSGLDRSSADYIGMLATVMNAIFLQATMESIGIPTRVQTAFRMSEVAEPYIRRRAVRHLEKGRVVIFAAGTGNPFFTTDTAAALRCAEINAEVVLKATNVDGVYDADPKRNPNARLLEAVSYHEVQTRDLSVMDMTAITLCQENNIPVVVFNLQKPGNIAKAIVGEKVGTFIGCTKDQDQIVGNALDQERRLVNEL
- the LOC112937632 gene encoding uncharacterized protein, with translation MCQEEWPPGRQYQHQHELRAGDGPAAMYTVVPDSQIRNATIERFLKEIAGEKPIRFTAQQLAGFTNNYLARLGAGGFGTVYKGMLPNGHMVGRCALGRLPPPPLRASAPFRFTGRRALARRLRRPPLSPARRPAVCSLPVGWPAIEEWQREREGRKGKKRGKGS